A single window of Aspergillus flavus chromosome 4, complete sequence DNA harbors:
- a CDS encoding putative HLH transcription factor: MAEASIFIKHDPDDHHSDHKHFMMSHAGYSMPNQYGSTNDGVDPSELTMHNSGFMPYNFGSQSFNFGGNSGIDTDELLDLEINGQNGIQRADSMNFLQDQHSSAGISMSHPNQMSQMYSNTPDGAPMHSPFLHNSFNYDHFRAMNQQQPGAHMQNAGSHFEQNYMNTKGRPTLQTMDRSADVRSPMTPKTPALGGLTLGTPESGSFPTAQPIRTGLHPRHQKTLSNQWDGTPGSAHSFGVESPISSPPNPHHVGISEILKSGKHASLPAKVDTHMPGTAQDLESQEAKRRRRRASHNLVERRRRDNINERIQDLSHLVPQHRLEDDKVRKQLVNNTAMSSTGAGSNAATSLLAGGNGRRAAGNITMGLPIEEKEKGPNKGDILNGAVGWMRDLMWSLHVKLQQEAELAELISSLGGTWPFEQTEEEKRMRTEILDALEKNDPSSFSYSRAPGSGLRVPKHTNMAGDPVASNGGLSPQNLSPSFNSGASSNSGTGQAQYWSSSGHAGMSFKEEDEYAMEMN, encoded by the coding sequence ATGGCGGAAGCGAGTATTTTCATTAAGCATGATCCTGACGACCACCACAGTGACCACAAACATTTCATGATGTCGCACGCCGGTTATTCTATGCCCAATCAATACGGCAGCACCAATGACGGTGTTGACCCCTCCGAACTAACCATGCACAACAGTGGATTTATGCCATACAACTTTGGATCCCAAAGCTTCAACTTCGGCGGCAACTCCGGAATTGACACGGACGAGTTGCTCGACTTGGAAATTAACGGACAGAATGGCATCCAGCGCGCTGATAGTATGAACTTCCTCCAGGACCAGCACTCGAGCGCTGGGATCTCGATGAGTCACCCGAATCAGATGTCCCAAATGTACTCGAACACGCCGGATGGGGCTCCTATGCACAGTCCCTTCTTGCATAACAGTTTCAATTATGATCATTTCCGAGCCATGAATCAACAGCAGCCGGGTGCGCATATGCAAAATGCCGGCTCCCATTTCGAACAGAACTACATGAATACCAAGGGACGACCCACTCTGCAGACAATGGACCGTTCCGCTGATGTCCGTAGCCCTATGACACCCAAGACTCCTGCCTTAGGCGGCTTAACTCTTGGAACACCGGAGTCAGGCAGTTTCCCAACCGCTCAGCCCATCAGGACCGGATTGCACCCTCGACACCAAAAGACTCTTTCGAACCAGTGGGACGGTACACCCGGAAGTGCTCATTCATTTGGAGTGGAATCTCCCATCTCATCTCCTCCCAATCCCCACCACGTTGGAATCTCTGAAATCCTGAAATCGGGCAAGCATGCTTCCTTGCCGGCCAAGGTTGATACGCACATGCCCGGAACTGCCCAGGATCTGGAGTCACAGGAAGCCAAGCGACGTCGTCGGAGAGCCTCACATAACCTGGTCGAGCGCCGCCGGCGCGACAACATCAATGAGCGTATTCAGGACCTGTCCCATCTCGTCCCCCAGCATCGACTAGAGGATGACAAAGTCCGGAAGCAACTCGTCAATAACACCGCCATGTCGAGCACTGGAGCCGGGTCCAACGCAGCCACGTCTTTGTTGGCCGGTGGCAACGGTCGTCGTGCGGCCGGCAACATTACCATGGGCTTGCCgattgaagaaaaggaaaagggccCGAACAAAGGCGACATCTTGAACGGGGCCGTTGGCTGGATGCGAGACTTGATGTGGTCGCTACATGTGAAACTCCAACAGGAAGCCGAACTGGCGGAGCTCATCAGCAGCCTGGGAGGCACGTGGCCATTCGAACAAaccgaggaagagaaacgcATGCGCACAGAGATCCTAGATGcgttggagaagaatgatcCCAGTTCGTTCAGCTACAGCCGGGCGCCGGGCAGTGGGTTGCGAGTGCCGAAGCATACCAATATGGCTGGAGACCCTGTCGCATCCAACGGTGGCTTGAGCCCACAGAACTTGAGCCCTTCGTTCAACAGCGGGGCTAGTAGCAACAGCGGGACCGGCCAGGCCCAGTACTGGAGCAGCTCCGGCCACGCGGGGATGAGCttcaaggaggaagatgagtaCGCAATGGAGATGAACTAG
- a CDS encoding PAP2 superfamily-domain-containing protein: protein MPTDKTTPTMGLQNINIPTAKRYLPLLISYIIDWVFIIGIALIGYGFHKVTPNHHPFTLTDPSISFPYTVHETVSTAVLVVVALIAPAVIIVLVTLVIIPGSWGRGATWRVKVWEWNAGWLGLALAVAGAFMATEGLKDLYGRPRPDMLARCDPDLSNIGDYVVGGLGGKVEGAPTVVSWEICRNRGKMLVVDGFVSFPSGHSSFAFAGLTYLSLWLCAKFSIGFPYLAHSPFGQDLRAQKRETIRDLGAAPPVLLVILAFVPMAVAFFISASRWFDFRHHAFDIIFGSVMGMVFAWGAFRLYHLPIMRGGGWAWGARSRRHAFFKGVGLPSHIGGDNWSSMKDIPQTESRAAGQDIDLESGSRNLAE, encoded by the exons ATGCCCACCGACAAAACCACCCCCACAATGGGTCTCCAGAATATAAACATCCCCACCGCAAAACGCTACCTCCCATTGCTAATATCCTACATAATCGACTGGGTATTCATCAT AGGAATAGCCCTAATAGGCTACGGCTTCCACAAAGTCACccccaaccaccatcccTTCACACTAACAGACCCCAGCATCTCATTCCCCTACACCGTCCACGAAACGGTAAGCACAGCCGTCCTCGTCGTCGTAGCCCTTATCGCGCCGGCTGTGATCATCGTTCTCGTGACTCTGGTCATCATCCCCGGGTCATGGGGTCGGGGCGCGACCTGGCGGGTGAAGGTCTGGGAGTGGAATGCTGGGTGGTTGGGGCTGGCGTTGGCTGTTGCTGGGGCGTTTATGGCTACCGAGGGCTTGAAGGATTTGTATGGCCGGCCCAGGCCGGATATGTTGGCCAGGTGTGACCCTGATTTGAGCAATATTGGGGATTATGTGGTTGGGGGTCTTGGGGGGAAGGTGGAGGGTGCGCCGACGGTGGTGAGTTGGGAGATTTGTAGAAATAGGGGGAAGATGTTGGTTGTGGATGGGTTTGTGAGTTTTCCGAGTGGGCATTCTTCTT TTGCCTTTGCCGGATTGACCTATCTGAGTCTGTGGTTATGCGCCAAGTTCTCCATTGGATTCCCCTATCTGGCGCATTCGCCCTTCGGCCAGGATTTGCGCGCCCAGAAGCGCGAGACCATTCGCGACCTGGGAGCTGCGCCTCCCGTCCTCTTGGTGATCCTTGCCTTTGTCCCGATGGCGGtcgccttcttcatctccgcATCGCGCTGGTTTGACTTCCGGCATCATGCATTCGACATCATCTTCGGCTCCGTCATGGGTATGGTTTTCGCCTGGGGCGCATTCCGTCTGTATCACCTCCCCATCATGCGCGGTGGCGGCTGGGCATGGGGCGCTAGAAGTCGGCGACATGCCTTCTTCAAGGGCGTCGGACTGCCCAGTCACATTGGCGGCGACAACTGGTCCAGCATGAAAGATATCCCACAGACCGAATCTCGTGCGGCAGGTCAAGACATCGACCTGGAAAGCGGGTCACGTAACCTGGCCGAATGA
- a CDS encoding GPI anchored protein — protein MLVVPLLAWALGPAPLAVQALTDGNSSIYHQKADLDTYKILQRNAAIQSQLSQTSVQGIKKMSDDEGEKFFLDYWYFGETNQTDLQSSQPSEKRQSSLHPRIYPYQPSHPLDLGETYDPHRWMGQFSPLLRREFKCPAGTNSCTSINRPNSCCSTGSTCELVDDTGSGDVGCCPDGENCSGTIGSCQQGYTSCPASLGGGCCIPGYECVSGGCANVYTVTITVSSTVMVSTVTDTVPATSTVSSSSSSSSSTTKSSSESTGEFTPPARPTSLSTATASQTGSICPIGFYACSAVYQGGCCRTGRDCDTSSCPQTPSTTITTNDRTIVVPAETEAPPATTGRCASGWFRCADTAGGGCCPTGFACGSSCTAQETATATGTVAKEQPTNSAGDKNLPEGMKMVGISLLLGLLWTI, from the exons ATGCTGGTCGTCCCTCTTCTTGCCTGGGCACTAGGACCAGCACCACTGGCAGTTCAGGCACTGACAGACGGCAACTCATCCATCTACCACCAAAAGGCAGATCTAGACACTTACAAAATTTTGCAACGCAATGCAGCTATTCAAAGCCAGCTATCTCAGACGTCCGTCCAGggtatcaagaagatgagTGACGACGAAGGCGAGAAGTTCTTTCTCGACTACTGGTACTTCGGAGAGACCAACCAGACAGATCTACAAAGCTCTCAACCCTCAGAAAAGAGACAATCTAGTCTTCACCCTCGGATATATCCTTATCAACCATCCCACCCTCTGGATCTGGGTGAGACTTACGACCCCCACAGATGGATGGGCCAATTCTCACCGCTTCTTCGGAGAGAATTCAAATGCCCCGCGGGGACAAATTCATGCACCTCGATTAATCGCCCGAACAGCTGCTGCAGTACAGGATCGACCTGTGAGCTGGTGGACGATACAGGGTCTGGGGATGTAGGGTGTTGTCCGGACGGAGAGAATTGCTCTGGTACTATTGGTTCATGTCAACAAGGGTACACTAGCTGTCCTGCGTCATTGGGCGGCGGTTGCTGTATTCCCGGATATGAATGTGTCAGTGGTGGCT GTGCCAACGTGTACACAGTGACTATTACAGTGAGCTCGACCGTTATGGTGTCGACTGTCACGGACACAGTTCCCGCAACTAGCACAGTTTCtagtagcagcagcagcagtagcagcaCGACAAAGTCATCGTCTGAATCTACCGGGGAGTTTACTCCTCCTGCTCGACCGACGAGTCTCTCAACCGCGACCGCCTCCCAGACTGGGTCAATCTGTCCCATTGGATTTTATGCCTGTTCCGCTGTCTACCAGGGAGGATGCTGCCGGACTGGCCGCGACTGTGACACTAGCTCGTGCCCCCAGACCCCATCGACGACGATCACGACCAACGACCGAACCATTGTGGTCCCCGCCGAGACGGAAGCGCCACCAGCGACTACAGGACGATGCGCGAGCGGGTGGTTCCGCTGCGCAGACACCGCAGGTGGGGGATGCTGTCCAACAGGGTTTGCGTGCGGCTCCAGCTGTACAGCACAGGAAACGGCGACAGCAACGGGGACGGTGGCGAAGGAGCAGCCCACGAACTCCGCCGGCGACAAAAACCTCCCGGAAGGAATGAAGATGGTTGGAATAAGTTTACTACTAGGACTACTCTGGACGATTTAA
- a CDS encoding SFT2 domain protein: MATTSFRDSVNSLGWSRRDPDVPVRTNASSTSFLSRLQSWNPLGQGEGYVQLPTHEAPGAPLPAASRREEEDNFFALSRWDRMLVFIACNAGAAVCFFICFFLFPVLSLKPRKFAILWSVGSLLFLLSWAVLMGPLVYAKHLVSGPRLPFTAAYFGAIAMTLYFAVGRHNTFLTLISSIFQLAALIWYLVSYFPMGSTGLQFMGRFGAQRVTTWMTS; the protein is encoded by the exons ATGGCGACTACTTCGTTCCGCGACTCAGTCAACTCATTGGGCTGGTCTCGGAGAGACCCAGACGTCCCCGTACGCACTAACGCCTCGTCCACGTCTTTCCTATCTCGGTTACAGTCATGGAATCCACTCGGTCAAGGCGAGGGATACGTGCAACTACCCACTCATGAAGCTCCAGGAGCTCCCCTCCCGGCTGCAAGTCGacgggaggaggaagataatTTCTTCGCCT TGAGTCGGTGGGATCGTATGCTCGTATTCATTGCATGCAATGCCGGCGCCGCGGTCTGTTTCTttatttgctttttcttaTTCCCGGTGCTCTCGCTCAAACCCCGCAAATTTGCCATCCT ATGGTCTGTGGGTTCCTTACTGTTTTTGCTGTCATGGGCAGTTCTCATGGGACCCCTGGTTTACGCTAAACACCTGGTCTCGGGACCACGACTACCGTTTACTGCCGCCTATTTTGGGGCGATTGCCATGACTCTATACTTCGCCGTCGGG CGACATAACACCTTCCTCACCCTCATCTCGTCGATCTTCCAACTGGCCGCTCTGATTTGGTACCTGGTCAGCTACTTTCCCATGGGTAGCACTGGGTTGCAATTCATGGGACGGTTTGGAGCGCAGCGCGTTACAACTTGGATGACCAGCTGA
- a CDS encoding oxodicarboxylate carrier protein (2-oxodicarboxylate carrier 2) has product MSANAQKPLPFQYQFAAGAVAGVSEILVMYPLDVVKTRVQLQSGTRAAGEEFYTGMFDCLRKIVKNEGASRLYRGISAPILMEAPKRATKFAANDSWGSFYRGLFGVDKQTQSLAVLTGATAGATESFVVVPFELVKIRLQDRASKYNGMLDVVKKIVQTEGPLALYNGLESTLWRHILWNAGYFGCIFQVRAQLPKVEPGNKTQQTRNDLIAGTIGGTAGTILNTPMDVVKSRIQNSPKVAGQTPKYNWAWPAVGTVMKEEGFGALYKGFIPKVLRLGPGGGILLVVFTGVMDFFRTMRGENV; this is encoded by the exons ATGTCGGCCAACGCTCAGAAGCCCCTCCCCTTTCAATACCAGTTCGCCGCCGGTGCGGTGGCTGGTGTGTCTGAG ATCCTGGTCAT GTACCCATTGGACGTCGTCAAGACCCGAGT CCAACTTCAATCCGGCACCCGCGCCGCCGGCGAAGAGTTCTACACGGGCATGTTCGACTGCCTGCGCAAGATCGTCAAGAATGAGGG CGCATCCCGTCTGTACCGCGGCATCTCCGCCCCGATCCTCATGGAAGCGCCCAAGCGCGCGACCAAATTCGCCGCAAACGACAGCTGGGGATCCTTCTACCGGGGCCTCTTCGGCGTCGACAAGCAAACACAATCTTTGGCCGTCCTGACCGGCGCAACGGCCGGAGCGACCGAATCCTTCGTCGTGGTCCCCTTCGAGCTCGTCAAGATCCGTCTGCAAGACCGCGCATCCAAGTACAACGGCATGCTGGACGTAGTCAAGAAGATCGTGCAAACCGAGGGTCCTCTGGCTCTGTACAACGGTCTCGAATCGACACTGTGGCGACACATTCTCTGGAACGCCGGATACTTCGGGTGTATTTTCCAGGTCCGGGCGCAGTTGCCTAAGGTCGAGCCTGGCAACAAGACGCAGCAGACGCGGAACGACCTCATCGCGGGTACGATTGGTGGTACGGCGGGTACGATTCTCAACACGCCGATGGATGTGGTGAAGTCGCGGATTCAGAATAGCCCTAAGGTGGCGGGACAGACGCCCAAGTATAACTGGGCTTGGCCGGCTGTGGGAACGGtcatgaaggaggagggatTCGGGGCGCTGTACAAGGGTTTCATTCCTAAGGTGCTGCGGTTGGGtcctggtggtggtattTTGTTGGTTGTGTTTACGGGAGTCATGGATTTCTTCCGTACTATGAGGGGTGAGAATGTCTGA
- a CDS encoding putative profilin, with amino-acid sequence MSWQDYVDQELIGKGLAHAAFIGEDLVVWASSEGFNLSEAERRAMFDAFENQDHFYESGLDLTGRHFHPAAADDRIIRVVQEGNGAMLVRMKGFIIVGEYGNLAPAQGQYFINKLADQLTAAGF; translated from the exons ATGTCTTGGCAAG ACTATGTTGATCAGGAATTGATCGGGAAGGGACTTGCTCATGCCGCCTTCATAGGAGAAGATCTTGTTGTTTGGGCATCTAGCGAGGGTTTTAAT CTATCTGAAGCTGAACGGCGTGCAATGTTTGACGCATTCGAAAATCAAGATCATTTCTATGAATCAGGCTTAGATCTTACTGGACGACACTTTCATCCTGCAGCCGCTGATGATCGCATTATCAGGGTTGTACAG GAGGGAAATGGGGCAATGCTGGTGAGGATGAAGGGTTTCATCATTGTGGGTGAATACGGCAATCTTGCGCCTGCACAGGGGCAGTATTTCATAAACAAACTAGCGGACCAGCTCACTGCGGCGGGCTTCTGA
- a CDS encoding fungal tRNA ligase phosphodiesterase domain-containing protein, with the protein MRLPPGDWASYGSTVAHGLVPHNAMASAATAPTAIRGSFSLPAYRTFRVDIPRISTVKFKMVQQDVGEVSQLVQALEAASKKGKGKGKQSFTCKKSTFPVVGSDNISVDSWKFMDWDYKRGDLPTYARGLFTTRRKDGAPEIAVRGYDKFFNVDEVNDTKWRNIENNTRGPYELSVKENGCIIFLSGLEDDTLLVCSKHSTGSRNDAELSHAQAGEQWIERHVSTVGKSVKDLARELRQMNATAVGELCDDSFEEHVLAYDESAAGFYLHGINYNVPDFRTCPGSEVHAFADKWGFKKAKFVEYDDIDSVKRFLDGCAESGTWDGRETEGFVVRCQKNEGGKGPYQDWFFKYKFEEPYLMYRQWRECTKAVIAGKVPNIKKHKKITEEYLKYARRQLIQNPHLAKEYQHNHGIIAMREGFLQERGLKGSEIIAMEAEGQEEVKNDVILVPIASLGCGKTTVALALTKLFGWGHVQNDNIPKQKNKPKKFALDITNLLAAHPVVIADRNNHMRRERQQLMDDIFPVVPRARFVALQYVHEPKGQMLPGIREVTRRRVLDRGDNHQTIRAGSKNSEEIIGIMEGFLSRFEGVDTDREPDKSFDEVIDLDVSADSRGNLETVVTTLHKLYPQIVKQVPTPEELDAALDWAMSDYQVQIDLSHQYGAKNQKDKNKKGTQSTPTPSVTPESLAKGIEYFCISLPAAEVSEVLQSLFPPSTDPEKARVYRQLANSRRIQPTFHVTLIHRASKKDRPEVWDGYTQQYIQTMKEKPESDPTVTPALAPARVRLERLIWDDRLMAFVARIMPPEDEEQAGWACANDIPHVTVGTISPQVKPKESNDLLQRWHQVGSGGDTGIWEAEIPGVKVVNGTVGLVMSRR; encoded by the exons ATGCGACTCCCGCCAGGCGACTGGGCCTCGTATGGGTCTACTGTAGCACACGGGTTGGTACCGCATAACGCCATGGCTTCTGCAGCCACGGCACCGACAGCGATTAGAGGAAGTTTTTCACTTCCTGCATATCGTACTTTTCGGGTGGATATCCCCCGGATATCC ACCGTCAAATTCAAAATGGTCCAGCAGGACGTCGGTGAAGTCTCCCAGCTGGTCCAGGCCCTCGAGGCCGCCAGCAAGAAGGGTAAGGGCAAGGGCAAGCAGTCTTTCACCTGCAAAAAGTCTACTTTTCCCGTGGTCGGCTCGGATAACATCTCCGTCGATTCGTGGAAGTTCATGGATTGGGATTACAAACGTGGCGACCTTCCTACCTATGCGCGAGGCCTCTTCACTACCCGGAGAAAGGACGGCGCGCCCGAGATCGCAGTGCGCGGATACGACAAATTCTTCAACGTCGACGAAGTGAACGACACCAAGTGGAGAAATATCGAGAATAACACACGGGGACCGTACGAGCTTAGTGTGAAAGAAAACGGATGTatcatcttcctctctgGACTGGAAGATGACACCCTACTAGTCTGCAGCAAACACTCGACAGGGTCCCGAAATGATGCCGAGCTTAGCCATGCACAAGCAGGTGAACAGTGGATTGAGCGACATGTCTCGACCGTGGGGAAGTCGGTGAAGGACTTGGCTCGAGAGTTACGTCAAATGAATGCTACCGCGGTTGGTGAACTCTGTGACGATAGCTTTGAGGAACATGTACTAGCGTACGATGAATCGGCTGCTGGCTTCTACTTGCATGGCATCAACTACAATGTGCCTGACTTCAGAACGTGTCCGGGCTCCGAGGTACATGCCTTCGCCGATAAATGGGGGTTCAAGAAAGCCAAATTCGTGGAGTACGACGATATCGATTCGGTAAAGAGATTCCTCGATGGGTGTGCAGAATCTGGAACCTGGGATGGTCGAGAGACGGAAGGATTTGTGGTTCGGTGTCAGAAGAACGAAGGTGGTAAGGGTCCTTACCAGGATTGGTTCTTCAAATACAAGTTCGAGGAGCCCTACTTGATGTACAGACAGTGGCGTGAATGCACCAAGGCTGTTATCGCCGGAAAGGTCCCTAACATCAAGAAACACAAGAAGATCACCGAGGAGTACCTGAAGTATGCGCGGAGACAGCTCATCCAAAACCCCCATCTAGCGAAGGAATACCAGCACAATCACGGAATTATTGCCATGCGAGAGGGCTTCCTCCAGGAACGAGGCCTGAAAGGATCCGAGATTATTGCGATGGAGGCGGAAGGGCaggaagaagtgaagaacgATGTGATCCTGGTTCCAATCGCGTCTCTAGGCTGTGGAAAGACTACAGTGGCGCTGGCTTTAACCAAACTGTTTGGATGGGGACACGTGCAGAATGATAACATCCCTAAGCAGAAGAATAAGCCGAAGAAGTTTGCTCTCGACATCACGAATCTTTTGGCGGCACATCCCGTGGTGATTGCGGACCGGAACAATCATATGCGGCGCGAAAGGCAGCAACTCATGGACGATATCTTTCCGGTTGTCCCTAGGGCTAGGTTTGTAGCTCTGCAGTATGTTCACGAGCCCAAGGGGCAAATGCTCCCAGGCATTCGTGAGGTTACCCGACGACGAGTGCTCGACCGTGGCGACAACCACCAGACTATTCGCGCAGGAAGCAAGAACTCCGAAGAGATTATCGGCATCATGGAAGGGTTCCTCAGTCGATTTGAAGGTGTCGATACCGACCGTGAACCGGACAAAAGCTTCGATGAGGTCATTGATCTAGACGTGTCTGCTGATTCGCGGGGAAACCTGGAGACGGTAGTGACAACATTGCATAAACTCTACCCACAAATCGTGAAACAGGTCCCTACACCAGAAGAGCTCGATGCTGCCCTTGACTGGGCGATGTCCGACTACCAAGTCCAGATAGACCTCAGCCACCAGTACGGGGCGAAGAATCAGAAggacaagaacaaaaaaggcACTCAGTCAACCCCAACACCTAGCGTAACTCCTGAGAGCTTGGCAAAGGGTATCGAGTACTTCTGCATCTCCCTGCCGGCAGCTGAGGTGTCGGAAGTCCTCCAATCGTTGTTCCCTCCCTCCACGGACCCCGAGAAAGCTCGTGTGTACCGTCAGTTAGCGAATAGCCGGCGCATCCAGCCCACGTTCCATGTGACATTGATTCACCGAGCCTCGAAGAAAGACCGCCCGGAAGTTTGGGACGGATACACCCAGCAGTACATCCAGAcgatgaaggagaagcccGAGTCAGATCCTACCGTTACCCCAGCTCTAGCTCCTGCCCGCGTCCGGCTAGAACGCCTTATCTGGGATGATCGTTTGATGGCTTTCGTTGCTCGGATCATGCCCCCAGAAGACGAGGAGCAAGCGGGATGGGCTTGTGCGAATGACATCCCACACGTTACAGTGGGCACGATCTCGCCCCAGGTCAAGCCCAAGGAAAGTAACGATCTGTTGCAGCGCTGGCATCAGGTGGGATCTGGAGGCGATACGGGCATCTGGGAAGCTGAGATCCCGGGAGTGAAGGTGGTGAATGGTACGGTTGGACTGGTTATGAGTAGGAGGTAG